Part of the Brassica oleracea var. oleracea cultivar TO1000 chromosome C8, BOL, whole genome shotgun sequence genome is shown below.
CTGACCCTTCACCACATAAAGAAGCTCCAGCCACCCGCATCATCAGAACGCCACCTCTGATTTAGCGAAGAAAGAGAGCCCAGTCTTACCTCGAGATCCAGGCAGCAAAGCCTTCTAGCCACAAGGAGCTGCTGCAGCAATCTTCATGGAGAAACTGCCGGCAGAGAATCATCACCACCACCAGAGCACCCGATTGAGATCCAAAATCGACTCCATGACCAGCCACCTCTCACTGGTGATGAGAGACAGATGGATTTGGAGAGAGATCGCAAAGATGAGCAACCCCAACCGAGAACGAGGGTTCTTGTATCGACCACAGCTAACTAACGCCGAAGGAAGCGTCGGAGACCCAGAACACCACCACCGGAGCACCATCGCCCACCCTTGCTAGCAGATCTGGCCAGATCTAATGCAATGTCTCGAATTCACCCTCGGAAGAGCCACCAAACCTCACTCTCACAGCCGCGCCTCACCACCGCTCCAGAAACCTCACCACCGGACAGTGACGCCGGAGAGGGGAGGGAGACCACAATGGAGAGTATATCGGCGGAGCTAGAGAGAGGAAGAATGAGGCGAGACAGGGGAAAAGAGGGAAACAGAGAGAGGAGGAGAGACAGCCGGCAGCGGCGGCGGTAGAGAAACCACCGGAGGCCACCACCGGCTGAGAACGGCAGTAAATTAGGGTTTTGAAACTTCTGGTAGAGAGAAGGGAGAGGGAAGGGAGAGAGAGAGGCCCAATATCAAATCAAATGTATCTTAACATACCACTTTCTGATTTCATATAATTTTTACCAAAAACCGATATCAACCACTAATACAATTTACAAATAACTAAAATACATAAAAACCATAAATTTAAAAATCTATAAAGTTAGCTAATATATGTTCAATCAGTTTATTATTATTTTAAGAAAAAAAACTTTCAATGAGACACGATAAACGAAATTTATTAAAGAAAGAACAATGACAAGCTTCATCATCATCTTATGGAATAAATAATAGCATTATTAGCGGCTTTCTTCATACGTGACTCGAGCTTCATCGCCGCAATCTCGTCTTGAGCCTTCATCAACGACTTCATCCTTGAAGCCGCGGAGCTGGATTCTCGATTCTCCTCCTCTTCCTTCTCATAATCTTCATCAAGGGCGCAAGAATGCACATGCGTACCGTAATCACATTCTTTGCAGTAATAAGTCCAAAGATTCTCCGATACCTCTTCTTCACAAACATCACATACGTACATCTTGCCATCTTCGCATGGAATCTTGTAAAGTAGAGTGAGTGGGTGTTTGTGGTCTTCACGATCCACGGTCTCAGGGATGAAAGCACATCCGACATGAACGTCGTATTTACACACAGAACAATTGTAAGTGAATCCTGATCCGTACTCACCGCAAGCGTCACACTCGTAAGACTGATGATCATAAGATGGGGAATAAAACAGGGTTATGGGATGGTCAGGATGAGACTTGTGATTGATTTCACGAGGTAGGTCAAAACATGACTTGTGCAAGAAGTAATCACAGTCCTTCGTACACTTGAAAGCTTGTCCGGTTAGGTCGAGCTCGCATCCTGAACAGATAATCTCATCTTCATTTTGGGCCTTAAAGACGCGCAATGGATGGTTGTGACTCGGGTGCCTAACTGATGGGCGGTTAACAGGTTTTTTGGAAGCCATATGTGGTTTGGTTGTTTAAGTGGAAGAAAAGAGTTTATGAACTATAAATAGAAAAATCTGGAGGAGTTGTGGTTTCTAGTTTTGGCTGAATTATATCAAGTTGGTTTTTATTATTTACCCTGTTGTAGCTTAACTTATCATTATTGATTCCACTATTGATAGTATAACATATAGAAGGCGTTTGACATGAAAGATGCTAAGTTTGCAGGCCAAACTATATTAAGATATATGATATAAATATCAAATTTGGGAGATTGTTAGGAAGTAGTGCCAAACCACTAGATGTCGTGGGCAGAGCTGTGCTTACTGTGTATCTGAATAGGCATAGTTGCCATAGGCCTCAAATTGAGGGTGTACACGGAGTGATTATCCGTAAGCCATTCCACTCGGTACGAGCAATCGATTTTTTGATTCGATTTTATCCGTAATTTTTAAGATATCTGGTCTTTTGGATATCCAGAAAATCCGTATTTTTACCAGATCTCTGATTTGATCCATAAAAAGAAGAAAATTTTGATATAAAATAATAATATTTCATTACAAATTGAAGAAAATACATACTTTTAAAAAATTAATAACTAAATAATTAATTTAGTGGATAAACATATTATAAAACTCATATAAAGATATAAAATTATATATGTATATATATATGTATATATAAAACTTTATATACATATATTTATAAAATAATATATATATAACTTTACATACATATATTTATATAACGGATCGGATCAGATATCCAATTTAAAATAATAGTATTTGTGTTTGCTCTGTCGTTAACTGATATTTAATTTTAATATTTTCTTTGATTTGCAAAGTTACGGATATGTGAATTTTCGGATTAAAATGAATAACAGATCGAATCAAAATTTATGGATATTTTGTCCAACTCTACCCAAATATACTTAAAATTTATGAGTCCCCAAATTTACCAAAGTGCAATAGCCCCACGTTCGAACATTTGTTGTGTTTTCTTTTTGTGAAAAATACATATAGAAAAAAATGTTCCAAAAAAAAGAAAACAGAAAACATAAATCTTAATTACATTTTACATCTGCTTTCATGGAATTATCTTCATGGATGTTATCTGAGACTCTTCGTTTCTCCACCCAGATCATCCAGATGGATAATCTAAATGAACTTTTGTTCGTTTGTTCATCTCTATTTACATCTAGATGGTTTTAGTAAAAAATGACTTATATATCCTTGTTTTGGTTCAATAATATTTTTATCTTTGTTTAACTATAATATTTTTTTGTTAATTATCTAAAATATAATTATTTTAAAATATGAGTGGCGGGAAATATAATTTTGCGGTTTTGGCAGAAAAATATTTTTTTGTGATTTTAGCGGGAAAAAAATGTTTTTGCGATGGTAGCGGAAATTTGATTTTTTGCGGTTTTGGCGAAAAGTACATTTTTACCGTTTTGGAGTGAAAAAATGTTTTTTTTTTTTTTGCAGTTTTGGGAGGTAAATGCATTTTTGCGGTTTTGGCGAAAATATGTTTTTTGCGGTTTTGACAGGAAAATGTATTTTGTGATTTTGGAGGGAAAATGTATTTTTGTGGTTTTGGCGAAAAACTATAAGTTTTAAGTTTTTTTAAAAAATATATCATAATTATTTGTTTGTATAAATTTGAATATAAACATATATTAGAATGAGGGTAAATTCGTCATTTGTTATTTTGGACATATTCATCTCCATCCAGATGCACCAATTAAACTCGTTTGGATGAGTTTCATTTTAGCCTAAATTTTTAAAACTCATCTAGATGGATCATTTGGATGATGTTCTGGATCATTCGGACGATGTCCATTTTAACACCAAACGAACGTCAATCTATCGTTATTCAGATGGTCGATCCTTATTCGTCCAACACATTGATTTCTTTCTCCCATTGTAAGAAAATAAAATAAAATACTGTAACTTGCAAAATTTCTCTAAACCTTTTATTTGTGCCATGCATTGTGTATGGATTTGATTGTTTTAGTGAAAGAAGAATTTAGGAACTATAAATAGCAAATTATGTAGATGACTTTTAATTTCTAGTTTTGGCTACATATATTACTCGTATTGAGATGGTAACTTATTAGCAAGACTTTTTTTTTAATCAAAAATAGTTCAGAGACTGTTTCGGATGCAGTAACAAGCAACATACCATTTTTGGGGTCTAAAAGTTAAGATTCATACAAATTTTCTGTTTACATAGGGTTGGCAAACGACTTATTACACAGGTGAGAGAGAGAGAGAGAGAGAGAGAGAGAGAGAGAGAGAGAGAGAGAGAGAATCAGGTTACTGGATTAAGTATGCATGACTCGCTGGAAAGGAGATTAACTACAGAACTATCTAGGGATCTAGTGATGTAGATTTCTCTCAATTGTGCCCAAATCTTAAGACACTTGGAATTACTCATCTACGTTTACACTGTTTCCTTTGAGAAACAAGGGATTTGACTGTAATCATACATTTATTAGATTACATTATTGACTAATTATTAGAAACAAGGGTTTTGACTGTAATCATACATTTATTAGATTATCTAGGTGATGTTCGTTTGTCCATCTGTCTTTGTCATCCCGATCATCCATTTAAATGATCCATTTAGATGATCCATCTCAATGTTATTCGGATTCGGACTGTTCGTTATTCCATCCAAATAGTTCATTTAGATGGATCATCTAAATGAACTTATGTTCGTTTGTTCTTCTCTATTTTCGCCTAGATGAGTTTAATAAGAAAATGACTTATATACCCTTGTTTTGATTTAGTCATATTTTATCTTTATTAAACTATATTAATTTCCGTTAATTAATCAAAATATAATTATTTTAAAATATGGTTTGGTGAGAAATATAATTTTGCAGTTTTAGAAAAAACATATTTTTTTGTTCTGGCGGGAAAATAAATTTTGCGGTTCTGGTGGAAAGACGCGTTTTTGTGGTTTTGGTGGAAATACCTTTTTGCGGTTTCAGCGAAAAAAATTGTTTTACGGTTATGGAGGGAAATGCATTTTGGGCGTGAAAATGGGTTTTTGGCGAAAAATGCATTTTTCCGGTTTTGGCGAAAAAAATTAGTTTTGCAGTTTTGGCGGGAAAGTAAGTTTTTGTGGTTTTGACAAGAAAATACATTTTTGTGTTTTTGGCGAAAAATGTTTCTAAACTTAAATAAAAATATTTTATTAAAATAAGAGTAAATTCATCATTTTTATTTGGAAATGTTCATCTCCATCTAGATGCACCAATTAAATTAATCTCAAGTAGCCATCTGGATGAGTCTCATTTTAGGCTAAAATTTTAAAACTCATCTCGATGGATCATTCAGATGATTTGTTATTTTAAGTTTAAACGAAAAACAATCTCATCTCCATCCAAATTGATCATCTGGATGGTGAAACGAACATGTCCCTATTCATTAGAAACAATACGAAAAAGCTAATTGAGCGATTTGCTTAAAATGACCTAAAATTTGATTTCAAATGCAAAACTATATACAAATTCAATAAAATGAAAAATTAATCCAAAAGGGTAGTGACTCGTGTTTTGTTGATCATAACGATGGACCGTTTGCGACAGGAATGTTGTTTCTTGTGTCGGCATAAGATAGCTCTGTAGAAAGACAATCAATATGAAAGTGTTGTGTAACGTTTTTTTGACTAAAACGTTTTTGTATATACCACGAAAATGGATATACAAAAAGGTTTTTTTGACTAAAACGTTTTTGTATATACCGCGAAAATGGATATACAAAAACGTTTTTTTGACTAAATAGTGAAGTTGTTCGTAGCTGTTGAATGAGTTATATATATACAGTAATGTATCGAACACAGTGTCTTTGATTCCAATTCATACTTCTTTCCGTAAATATTTTTATCCGAGTATCCTTTTCCTCTCTTAAATTCATGTATATGGTCAAAAATCATGTATATGGTCAAACTTTTAAGTTAAGGAACGTAAATTATATTGACATTTTAGGTTGACTCATTTGGGTCATGTTCGTATTTTCATTGGATACTTAATTTACAGAATATTTAATGAGAGCTTTACATTCTGACCTACTTTGAGCTTCAACTATTACCTTTTGACATACTTTAGCCATGAGGTGTACTTTATGTCTTTGTTAGAGCTGATTTATGACAAAAATAACCTCACTATGGGAAGGAGAACCGCGAACTCATTGGATTAATTGTTAATATTTTTAATCTAATGATGGGGTTAAAGATAGTACACTTTCAAAAAAGGGGACGTTAACGTAAATTAAATAATAAGTTTCTTCTTTTTTGGTGGATGACGGAACATGGGTTGATGTTTGTTGGTTCTGTGGTCAGGGTTGTTGTCGATGGAAGGGTCTGTATGCATGTTGTTAGCGTCTGAGGTTTTGTGGTTAGAGACCGATGATTTGTGGTCAGAATTAGAGGGTATGGGTGGAGAGTCTGAAATTAGGTGGTCAGTGTCAAAGTTCAAGGTTATATGGTCAGGAGAAGTTGTGATGTGAGCAAGGTTAGAGGCGTTGTGGTTAGGCGAGACAGGGATTTGTTGGTTCTTGTAGTCAGGGTTGTTGTGGATGGAAGGTTCAGTGTGCATGTAGTTAGGATCAGAGGTTTTGTGGTTAGAGGCTAAGGAATTGTGATCAGGGTTAGAGGATCTGTGGGAAGAGGCAAGTTATGTGGTCAGGGTTAAAAGTAGGGGTGTCAATTTCGGGCTGGCCCGGCCCGGCCCAAACCTGCTAAGCCCGTAAATATTTGAGTCTGGTCCGGTCCAGCCCGGAAATATTTTGGTCCTAGAGTTCAAAGCCCGGCCCGACTCTTATAGGGCTATAGGTTTTTTCGGGTTTTTTTGAGCTTTTCGAAAAATAATTTGTTATTGTTACTTCCATGTTTTAATACATGTGAATTTTAATTAAAAAAAACAGTTTCATTTTTAAAAAAAAATATAAAGTGAGTTTAAACTTTTTTTCTTTATCAAAATTTTTGTACTTTTTCGTATACTTTAAAAACATATTATAAACAAACTAAATTTAATAAGATTTAAATAATCAAATATAATTAAAACTAAACATATAATAGCACAAAATATGTGATAAACATGGTCAAACGTTTTATGCTTTGTATTTTGAAATAAAAAAAAACATAGTATACATGAAAGAAGAAGGTACATTTGTAAAATTTAAAATGTTACACTTGTAATGATCAACCAATAAAGCGCATTAACAACTTTTATATTTACTTTATAAGAGTTTGGATAAAATATTAAAATAATATGCTAATATTAATAATGATTTTGATTGCAAGAACGTTAATATTTAAGATAAAGTATAAAATTTCGGATTTTTGGACTGGCACTAGCCTAAACGGGCTTAGGCCCAAAAACCCAAAGCCTAAATGGCTTAGCCGGAAAAACCTAATTTTTTTGGATTTATAAAATTAAACCCAAACAAAGTAATTTTTAGGGTTAGGCGGATTGGACGCTTCGGCCCTAATTGACATGTCTAGTCAAAAGGGATATGAGCAGGGTTAAAGGTGTTGTGGTTAGGCGAGATGGTCATGTGGTTAGAGCCAACGTGGTCAGTGGCATGGTGGTTTTACGTACTCCTCCGGCGAAGCCATCACCTCCACGAGAACCTTTTTCCTCACCACCTCCACCAATTGAAAATCCACATCACTTGAGAACTCTCCACCTCCACAGCATGATCAATCTGCAATTTCACCACCATCATTTCTGCCACCGGAAATATCTCCTCCTTCTCCCCATCACATGACCCACCATTAAACCCACCACCACCATCATCTGAGATTTCTCTCCCTCCACATCCATAACATGATTATTTTCCATTTCACAACATCTCACTTCCACTATAGGGAAATTTTCATCCACTACTGTAATAAAAAAAAATTGATTTTTTTATCAAAGAAGAAGCAACGAAGAGGCAAAGAAGAGTCGTGAAATTAAAGGGATGCTTTGTGCTTAGGTCTCAGAGTGCAAGTCTAAAGGTCTTTTAGGCATTTTACAAGAGAAAAGTATGTCACATGCACAAAGTAAGTCAAAGTGTAAAATGAAAGTCATAAAAGTAACTCTAAGCGTAATTTTTTCAACTTTAATGCTGAAAATCATGAAAATTATTACGATAATCATCGTATATTATACTTTGTGATAAATATGATTAGTTAGAGATAATGTTTATCGGTTTGATAAGCCGACTTATGTGATGTATATATACTTTGCCTTGAGCCCATTAATAAAACAAGTCTTATAGTTCAGTTCGATATCCTCTTCTACATGGTATCAGAGCTTACGTTCATTCAATAAAATTTCTTGTTTCGTGTTGGTTTTTTTGTTCAAAGTTCGTCAGTGACGATGTCAGGAGATGATCCTAAAGATGATTTAACTTCAGGATCAAGTGTAAAAACCAGCGAGAAGGCAGAAGTTTCTCCTTTAACGCCATATAGTCTTCACAGTTCTGATAACCCTGGTGCGATGATAACTCCGGTCATGTTGAACGGAGAAAACTATAATCTTTGGGCAAACGAGATGTTGAATGCACTCCAGGCCAAGCGTAAGGTGGGGTTTGTTAATGGAACGGTGAAGAAGTCTTCAAGTGAAAGTT
Proteins encoded:
- the LOC106308731 gene encoding uncharacterized protein LOC106308731; amino-acid sequence: MASKKPVNRPSVRHPSHNHPLRVFKAQNEDEIICSGCELDLTGQAFKCTKDCDYFLHKSCFDLPREINHKSHPDHPITLFYSPSYDHQSYECDACGEYGSGFTYNCSVCKYDVHVGCAFIPETVDREDHKHPLTLLYKIPCEDGKMYVCDVCEEEVSENLWTYYCKECDYGTHVHSCALDEDYEKEEEENRESSSAASRMKSLMKAQDEIAAMKLESRMKKAANNAIIYSIR